The following coding sequences are from one Lolium rigidum isolate FL_2022 chromosome 6, APGP_CSIRO_Lrig_0.1, whole genome shotgun sequence window:
- the LOC124659796 gene encoding protein terminal ear1 homolog codes for MERGGGSGIGGMPGAPQNILDAGAQEYYPAIAAAYPFPPLQHQQLYCPPVTYPVMPPPVPMQMPMPMAMPVPMPMPPPQTVAISQQFGIPMPAAAATASVDGPPSRAVVLSLLPPHTPEAEVARAMAPFGDVRAVDSLALASEGVATVHFFDLRAAERAVAAVREQHMRRQCLLSQHYAAMGAWPPQQPPPPPMDWPQDDGLGLGLVLGQAVWANFAAGCSLPDGGPNGGSLIVLNCLPDVSLSELRQAFQAYGDLKDVREPAHRSSHKFLDFFDSRDAARALAELNGRDFFGHRLLLEYTRPSIPGVRRRAHVPQRPLAPTPPRLQSTWRPLPAPAKPPPPAPPSSGAGKAREGVVLLRRSSPKSSASDQSKAGNNAGTSQERKGKRGKNITIVVNATSASPASPSESPSPASASASGKQPCTKAVGRSGSWRGPKGWRHGWETRYEFKQPDADNNAATAGAATDSNTQEPETRTTVMIRNIPNKYSQKLLLNMLDNHCIEYNKKIEAGGGEGEFEGQPFSSYDFLYLPIDFSNKCNVGYGFVNLTSPEAAVRLYKAFHKQPWEVYNSRKICQVTYARLQGLEALKEHFKNSKFPCDNDEYLPVVFSPPRDGRQLTEPELLVPRTLVSSSSSSLPANVDPLALELMAPPSSSGDGASSTMSTHADEDVRGDGSNDDDDDGLGEELQRLGYTD; via the exons ATGGAGAGAGGAGGAGGGAGTGGCATCGGGGGCATGCCGGGCGCTCCCCAGAACATCCTGGACGCCGGAGCTCAGGAATACTaccccgccatcgccgccgcctacCCGTTCCCGCCGCTTCAGCACCAGCAGCTCTACTGCCCTCCGGTGACCTACCCGGTCATGCCACCACCTGTTCCGATGCAGATGCCCATGCCTATGGCCATGCCCGTGCCTATGCCCATGCCGCCGCCGCAGACTGTCGCGATTTCGCAGCAATTCGGGATCCCCATGCCGGCGGCTGCCGCCACGGCGTCGGTCGACGGACCGCCGAGCCGCGCCGTCGTCCTCAGCCTGCTGCCGCCGCACACGCCGGAGGCCGAGGTGGCGCGCGCGATGGCGCCCTTCGGCGACGTGCGCGCCGTGGACTCGCTGGCCCTGGCGTCCGAGGGCGTGGCCACCGTGCACTTCTTCGACCTCCGCGCAGCCgagcgcgccgtcgccgccgtgcgCGAGCAGCACATGCGGAGGCAGTGCCTCCTCAGCCAGCACTACGCCGCCATGGGCGCCTGGCCTCCCcagcagccgccaccgccgcccatgGACTGGCCCCAAGACGAcggcctcggcctcggcctcgTCCTTGGCCAGGCCGTCTGGGCCAACTTCGCCGCCGGCTGCTCCCTGCCGGACGGCGGCCCCAACGGCGGCTCCCTCATCGTGCTCAATTGCCTCCCGGACGTCTCCCTTTCCGAGCTCCGCCAGGCCTTCCAAGCTTACG GTGACTTGAAGGATGTGAGGGAGCCGGCGCATCGGTCCAGCCACAAGTTCTTGGACTTCTTCGACTCGCGCGACGCCGCGCGCGCGCTCGCTGAGCTCAACGGCCGGGACTTCTTCGGCCACCGGCTCCTCCTCGAGTACACGCGCCCATCCATCCCCGGTGTCCGCAG GCGCGCGCACGTGCCGCAGCGGCCCTTGGCCCCGACGCCGCCGAGGCTACAATCAACGTGGCGTCCCTTGCCGGCTCCGGCTAAACcgcccccgccggcgccgccgtcgtcCGGCGCAGGCAAAGCGAGGGAAGGGGTGGTGCTGCTGAGGAGGAGCTCCCCTAAGTCCAGCGCCAGTGATCAGTCCAAGGCTGGCAACAATGCCGGCACGAGCCAAGAACGGAAGGGCAAACGAGGAAAGAACATCACCATCGTCGTGAACGCAACGTCGGCTTCTCCTGCTTCGCCTTCCGagtcgccgtcgccggcgtcggcgtcggcgtccggCAAGCAGCCGTGCACGAAAGCAGTCGGCCGCTCGGGCAGCTGGAGAGGCCCGAAGGGCTGGAGACACGGCTGGGAGACGCGGTACGAGTTCAAGCAGCCCGACGCCGACAACAACGCCGCCACTGCCGGAGCAGCCACCGACAGCAACACGCAAGAACCGGAGACGCGGACCACCGTGATGATCAGGAACATACCGAACAAGTACAG CCAGAAGCTGCTGCTGAACATGCTGGACAACCACTGCATCGAATACAACAAGAAGATCGAGGCCGGCGGAGGCGAAGGCGAGTTTGAGGGCCAGCCTTTCTCCTCCTACGATTTCCTCTACCTCCCCATAGATTTCAG CAACAAGTGCAATGTGGGGTACGGGTTCGTGAACTTGACCTCGCCGGAGGCAGCCGTGCGGCTGTACAAGGCGTTCCACAAGCAGCCATGGGAGGTGTACAACTCGCGCAAGATCTGCCAAGTTACATATGCACGCTTGCAG GGCCTGGAGGCGCTCAAGGAGCACTTCAAGAACTCCAAGTTCCCCTGCGACAACGACGAGTACCTGCCCGTGGTCTTCTCGCCGCCGCGCGACGGCCGGCAGCTCACCGAGCCGGAGCTCCTCGTCCCCCGCACGCTggtctcgtcgtcgtcctcgtcgctgcctGCCAACGTAGATCCACTGGCGCTAGAGCTCATGGCGCCACCCTCATCTTCCGGCGACGGCGCGTCCTCCACAATGTCCACCCACGCCGACGAGGACGTCCGCGGCGACGGCAgcaacgatgacgacgacgacgggcTCGGCGAGGAGCTACAGCGCCTAGGCTACACCGACTAG